A genomic stretch from Paraburkholderia dioscoreae includes:
- a CDS encoding glycoside hydrolase family 65 protein: protein MNSPEQWDRLMCPTADSSWIAREGGYDPLLERSRAARFAISNGFFGVRGVRAIHRGGRWAATSRTLVAGVFDTAGEEPGIPKLAVAPDWLKVRILLQGEPLIHHVDDEARQERILDMRRGVVIGKGDLSNESAFGVKMRSFHMASLSQRAIGMQIILLEMEQGAIEVTLEASIDAVDVGLLSERSEHGLSVWRTRSSGTRLAVAAAVTLQIDRQLIPFTVCGLSQWSWKWTSTPGQVICLTRMVAMTRAGKDDIDPARAAQEALASAQTLGWPALVAVHERAWQDRWACSEVEVEGDPSAQRALRFALYHLNGAANPADEHVSIAAKALTGDDYHGHVFWDTEIYLLPFYTLTWPEAARALLMYRFNTLAGARQKAASMGWQGALYAWESADTGAETCPLQVVGPDRKLVDVNCGKQEQHISADVAYAVWQYWHATGDDAFLREAGAEILLETARFWASRAKLESDGRCHIRGVIGPDEYHESIDDNAFTNVMARWNIRRAIETAALLRTSWPESWRRLSGQLKIDEAELQRWGRVAETIATGFDSNTGLFEQFAGFFTLEDIDIAAYAGRSVPIDVVLGRERIQRSRIVKQADVVALLALLPEEFPRGSAAANFEYYASRCGHGSSLSRAMHGIVAARLGQSEVALDFFRQTSAIDLDDTHVATEGGVHIASLGGIWMIAVLGFAGVSFAGDHLCLAPALPAAWKSLSFPMQWRGRHLRIEINDASAGVRVTLETGDPLKLAINGELFALSSAEPLVVNSKTQAGVA, encoded by the coding sequence ATGAACAGTCCTGAACAGTGGGACCGGTTGATGTGCCCGACCGCCGATTCGAGCTGGATCGCGCGGGAAGGCGGCTACGACCCTTTGCTTGAACGTAGCCGCGCCGCGCGCTTCGCAATCAGCAATGGCTTTTTCGGTGTGCGAGGCGTGCGCGCGATACACCGTGGCGGCCGCTGGGCGGCCACCTCGCGTACACTCGTTGCCGGCGTGTTCGATACAGCCGGTGAGGAACCCGGCATCCCCAAACTCGCCGTGGCGCCCGATTGGCTGAAGGTCCGCATTCTCCTGCAAGGAGAGCCTCTCATACATCACGTCGATGACGAAGCGCGCCAGGAGAGGATTCTCGACATGCGCCGGGGCGTGGTGATCGGCAAAGGAGACCTGTCGAACGAGTCCGCTTTCGGCGTGAAGATGCGCAGTTTCCATATGGCTTCTCTCAGCCAGCGCGCGATCGGTATGCAAATCATTCTGCTGGAGATGGAGCAGGGTGCGATTGAGGTGACGCTCGAAGCATCGATCGATGCGGTGGATGTCGGTCTGTTATCGGAGCGCTCGGAGCATGGCCTCAGCGTGTGGCGCACGCGGTCTTCCGGTACCCGGCTCGCAGTCGCCGCTGCAGTAACGCTGCAGATCGACCGGCAGCTCATTCCTTTTACCGTATGCGGCCTGTCGCAATGGTCGTGGAAGTGGACGTCGACGCCGGGGCAGGTGATATGTCTCACGCGAATGGTGGCCATGACTCGCGCGGGCAAGGATGATATCGATCCGGCTCGTGCTGCACAGGAAGCCCTGGCGTCCGCGCAAACCCTCGGTTGGCCGGCTCTGGTGGCGGTGCACGAGAGGGCATGGCAAGACCGTTGGGCATGCAGCGAGGTCGAAGTCGAGGGCGATCCGTCCGCACAACGGGCTCTAAGATTTGCGCTCTACCATCTGAACGGCGCGGCCAATCCTGCAGACGAACACGTTTCAATCGCTGCAAAGGCGCTGACGGGCGACGACTATCACGGTCACGTCTTCTGGGACACGGAAATCTATCTGCTGCCGTTCTACACGTTGACGTGGCCTGAGGCGGCACGAGCATTGCTGATGTACCGCTTCAATACGCTCGCCGGAGCCCGGCAGAAAGCAGCGTCAATGGGCTGGCAGGGGGCGTTGTATGCCTGGGAATCGGCCGATACCGGCGCGGAGACGTGCCCCCTTCAGGTCGTCGGCCCGGATCGGAAACTCGTGGATGTCAACTGCGGCAAGCAGGAACAACACATCAGCGCGGACGTTGCGTACGCTGTCTGGCAATACTGGCATGCGACTGGAGATGATGCGTTCCTTCGCGAGGCCGGCGCCGAGATTCTTCTGGAGACCGCCCGTTTCTGGGCAAGCCGTGCAAAGCTGGAGTCCGATGGCCGTTGTCATATCCGTGGCGTGATCGGACCGGATGAATATCACGAGTCGATCGACGACAACGCCTTTACGAACGTGATGGCACGCTGGAACATCCGGCGCGCTATCGAAACGGCGGCATTGCTGCGTACGAGTTGGCCGGAAAGTTGGCGACGCCTGTCGGGTCAACTGAAAATCGACGAGGCCGAGTTGCAGCGGTGGGGCAGGGTTGCAGAGACGATTGCCACAGGCTTCGATTCGAACACGGGTCTGTTCGAGCAGTTCGCCGGATTTTTTACGCTTGAAGACATCGATATCGCCGCCTATGCCGGCCGGTCGGTTCCAATCGACGTCGTGCTTGGCCGCGAGCGTATCCAGCGGTCCCGGATCGTCAAGCAGGCAGACGTGGTAGCGCTGCTGGCGCTGCTGCCGGAGGAGTTTCCTCGCGGCTCCGCTGCGGCGAACTTCGAATACTATGCGTCGCGTTGTGGTCATGGCAGTTCCTTGAGTCGCGCCATGCACGGCATAGTCGCGGCCAGACTGGGCCAGTCCGAAGTCGCGCTCGATTTCTTTCGCCAGACCTCCGCCATCGATCTCGACGATACACATGTGGCCACGGAAGGCGGTGTGCACATTGCAAGCCTCGGTGGCATCTGGATGATAGCGGTTCTTGGCTTTGCCGGTGTGTCCTTTGCCGGTGATCATCTATGTCTCGCCCCGGCGTTGCCCGCGGCGTGGAAGAGCCTTTCCTTCCCGATGCAATGGCGCGGCCGTCATCTGAGGATCGAGATAAATGACGCGAGTGCCGGGGTACGTGTAACGCTGGAAACGGGTGATCCGCTGAAGCTGGCCATCAATGGTGAACTGTTCGCGCTAAGCAGTGCGGAGCCGCTGGTCGTGAATAGTAAAACGCAGGCAGGTGTTGCCTGA
- a CDS encoding HlyD family secretion protein yields MRNKLIFALSIIGIVAGLVGAYLFGIERKAEPPAFAPVSNPYVTAIYADGIVESEQRGGENINIYPEVSGPITQVLVHEGDHVAAGTPLITIDDSVQRATTAQLRAQSEAALTVLQELKAEPRKETLAVTRAQVEQAQSNLKAARDQYEKRRASYDLDQRSISKDVVDTARDAVAQAEAGLDVAQRQYELTRAGAWSYDINNQQKQYEALTQAYKAASALLQKYSLKAQADGVVLAINGTSGSYVSSQGVYDAYTQGFDPLVVMGASQDYLAVRCYVDEILVSRLPAPAHIQAQLSIRGTNVKVPLEFVRVQPYVSPKIELSNQRQEKVDLRVLPVIFRFRKQDLPMVYPGLLVDVFIGSK; encoded by the coding sequence GTGAGAAACAAGCTCATCTTCGCCCTTTCGATCATCGGCATTGTGGCCGGGCTGGTTGGCGCGTACCTGTTCGGAATCGAGCGTAAGGCCGAGCCCCCGGCATTTGCACCGGTCAGCAACCCCTACGTGACGGCGATTTACGCGGACGGTATTGTCGAAAGCGAACAGCGCGGCGGCGAGAACATCAATATCTACCCTGAGGTGTCCGGCCCGATCACCCAGGTGCTGGTGCATGAAGGCGACCATGTGGCGGCCGGCACTCCGCTGATAACTATCGACGATTCGGTGCAAAGGGCGACCACCGCGCAACTACGCGCACAGTCCGAAGCGGCACTGACGGTCTTGCAGGAACTCAAGGCAGAGCCGCGCAAGGAGACGCTTGCGGTCACCAGGGCTCAGGTCGAGCAGGCTCAGTCCAACCTCAAGGCAGCGCGTGATCAGTATGAGAAGCGTCGAGCGTCTTACGATTTGGACCAGAGATCGATCAGCAAGGACGTAGTCGATACAGCACGGGACGCCGTCGCGCAGGCCGAGGCGGGATTGGACGTCGCGCAAAGGCAATATGAGTTGACCCGGGCGGGTGCGTGGAGTTACGACATAAACAATCAGCAGAAGCAGTACGAGGCACTCACCCAGGCATACAAAGCCGCCAGCGCGCTGCTGCAAAAGTATTCGCTCAAAGCGCAGGCAGACGGTGTGGTGCTGGCGATCAACGGGACATCCGGCAGTTACGTTTCGTCGCAAGGTGTCTACGATGCCTACACGCAGGGATTCGATCCGCTCGTGGTCATGGGGGCCTCTCAGGATTATCTGGCGGTTCGCTGCTACGTCGACGAGATACTCGTTTCGAGACTGCCTGCACCGGCACACATCCAGGCGCAGTTGTCGATTCGTGGCACCAACGTCAAGGTGCCGCTCGAATTCGTCCGTGTGCAACCTTATGTTTCACCCAAGATCGAGTTGTCGAATCAACGCCAGGAGAAGGTGGACCTGAGAGTACTCCCGGTTATCTTCCGCTTCAGGAAGCAGGACCTGCCAATGGTTTATCCGGGTCTGCTGGTCGATGTATTCATAGGGTCGAAATAA
- a CDS encoding ABC transporter ATP-binding protein, whose product MPDEGKIEAIFATGLTKWFGDGATRMTAVSEVEFIAHFGEMLFIVGPSGSGKTTLLSMISGILRPNAGSVKVNGRDIWQLTNDQLADFRLNTIGFVFQDYHLFPRLTSAENVAIPLILKHLDWDESIVAARKCLEVVGLKERSEILPVKLSGGEQQRVAIARAIVSGPQILILDEPTASLDGDTGKMIISFVKEKILNQSRCIVIVTHDARINEYADRIIHMEDGRITGLDKGTE is encoded by the coding sequence ATGCCTGATGAAGGAAAAATTGAGGCGATCTTCGCAACGGGGCTGACCAAGTGGTTCGGCGATGGTGCGACGCGAATGACTGCTGTGAGTGAGGTCGAGTTCATCGCCCACTTTGGCGAGATGCTGTTCATTGTGGGCCCGTCCGGGAGCGGCAAGACCACGCTTCTAAGCATGATTTCGGGCATCTTGCGGCCCAACGCTGGCAGCGTGAAAGTCAATGGCCGCGACATATGGCAACTCACCAACGATCAACTGGCGGACTTTCGTCTCAATACGATTGGCTTTGTGTTTCAGGACTATCATCTGTTTCCCCGCCTGACGAGCGCCGAGAACGTTGCCATTCCGTTGATCCTCAAACACCTCGACTGGGATGAATCGATCGTCGCGGCCAGAAAATGTCTTGAGGTTGTCGGACTGAAGGAGCGCAGTGAAATTCTCCCAGTAAAGCTCTCAGGGGGCGAGCAGCAGCGCGTGGCGATTGCGCGCGCCATTGTGAGTGGCCCACAGATCCTGATTCTCGACGAGCCGACCGCCTCGCTCGATGGCGATACCGGAAAGATGATCATCTCCTTCGTCAAGGAGAAGATACTCAACCAGAGCCGGTGCATTGTGATCGTGACCCACGACGCCCGGATCAACGAGTATGCCGACCGGATCATCCATATGGAAGACGGTCGCATCACTGGACTCGACAAGGGGACCGAGTGA
- a CDS encoding HAD family hydrolase, with the protein MGGGRPHYSGEMPRMTDREAQAPAPDPHGTLSAGIFDVDGVLLASPHERAWREALRGFADEQRFTTAMYQSQVAGKPRLSGALAALQTLGVPNAAQRAEAYAESKQRRLEALIGAGAVSAFADALRFVNAVRRLGFAIAVASSSKNANDMMRGIRLDDHHSLFDVFGANVCGRDLPAGKPDPAIFLLAAAELPAAPANCFVVEDSPAGIEAARAGGMTALGVARLDDANSLWEAGANLVVTTLDEVDLDQLSRGKLWRRIYEQS; encoded by the coding sequence ATGGGGGGCGGCCGCCCCCATTATTCTGGAGAGATGCCACGCATGACAGATCGAGAAGCCCAGGCCCCCGCGCCGGACCCTCACGGCACGCTCTCCGCCGGCATTTTCGATGTCGACGGCGTGCTGCTTGCGTCTCCTCACGAACGTGCCTGGCGCGAAGCGCTCAGGGGCTTCGCCGACGAACAAAGGTTCACCACGGCGATGTACCAGTCCCAGGTGGCCGGCAAGCCACGGCTGAGCGGCGCGCTTGCCGCGCTGCAAACGCTCGGCGTGCCGAACGCCGCACAACGTGCCGAAGCTTACGCAGAGAGCAAGCAGAGGCGGCTGGAGGCGCTCATCGGCGCAGGAGCCGTGTCCGCTTTCGCCGACGCACTTCGCTTCGTCAATGCGGTGCGAAGGCTCGGCTTTGCGATTGCCGTCGCGTCATCCTCGAAAAACGCCAACGACATGATGCGGGGCATCCGGCTCGATGACCATCACAGTCTCTTCGATGTATTCGGCGCCAATGTCTGCGGCCGGGATTTGCCCGCCGGCAAGCCGGATCCGGCGATATTCCTGCTCGCTGCCGCGGAGTTGCCCGCCGCGCCCGCGAACTGCTTCGTGGTCGAAGATTCACCGGCGGGTATCGAGGCTGCCCGTGCAGGCGGAATGACGGCACTCGGGGTTGCGCGGCTGGATGACGCGAACTCGCTCTGGGAGGCCGGAGCCAATCTGGTCGTGACCACTCTGGACGAAGTGGATCTCGATCAACTGTCTCGTGGAAAACTCTGGCGGCGGATTTATGAACAGTCCTGA
- a CDS encoding NAD-dependent succinate-semialdehyde dehydrogenase, producing the protein MAYASINPNSGETLKRFDQLTDAQLEQSLASAQACSQTWKQTTYAQRAEILNKAAALLRTHVDEFAKLATLEMGKRINEARGEVNFSADILAYYAKHAEAFLAPVRLEPKVGEAHMESSPFGVLFCVEPWNFPYYQLARVAGPQLMAGNVLVVKHAACVPQCAIAFEKLLIDAGAPKGAYTNLLISHEQAERVIDDPRIKGVALTGSVAAGKSVAARAGQNLKKTSMELGGSDAFIVLDDADLEKTIPWAVWGRMYNGGQTCCAAKRFIVLDSIADRFLEKFKAALSELRPGDPMDEKTTQGPLSSEAALLQLLKQVDDAVANGATLLMGGKRIDRPGSFMEITILTDIKPDNPAFRDEFFGPVVSFFRVKDEAAAIALANDSDFGLGGSVFTEDIVRGKRVASSVDTGMMFINNIDWSDAELPFGGIKDSGYGRELGNMGIQEFVNKKLVRTAHLNAPV; encoded by the coding sequence ATGGCATACGCAAGCATCAACCCGAACAGTGGCGAGACCCTGAAGCGCTTCGATCAATTGACCGACGCGCAGCTCGAACAGTCTCTCGCGAGCGCTCAGGCTTGTTCCCAGACGTGGAAGCAGACCACCTACGCTCAGCGCGCCGAGATCCTTAACAAAGCGGCCGCCTTGCTGCGCACTCATGTGGATGAATTCGCGAAGCTGGCGACGCTGGAAATGGGCAAGCGTATCAATGAAGCGCGAGGCGAGGTCAATTTCAGCGCCGATATTCTTGCCTACTACGCGAAGCATGCTGAAGCGTTTCTTGCTCCGGTCAGGCTGGAGCCGAAGGTTGGCGAAGCCCACATGGAAAGCAGCCCGTTCGGCGTACTCTTCTGCGTGGAGCCGTGGAATTTCCCGTATTACCAGTTGGCGCGAGTCGCGGGCCCGCAATTGATGGCCGGCAATGTCCTCGTGGTCAAGCACGCGGCCTGTGTGCCGCAATGCGCGATTGCATTCGAAAAGCTACTGATCGATGCGGGTGCACCCAAAGGCGCTTATACCAACCTGCTAATCTCGCATGAGCAGGCCGAGCGTGTGATCGACGATCCGCGTATCAAGGGCGTGGCACTGACCGGTAGCGTCGCGGCCGGCAAAAGCGTCGCCGCGCGAGCCGGGCAGAACCTCAAGAAAACCTCGATGGAATTGGGCGGCAGCGATGCATTCATCGTGCTGGATGACGCCGACCTCGAAAAGACGATTCCGTGGGCAGTGTGGGGACGCATGTATAACGGCGGCCAGACCTGCTGTGCAGCGAAGCGCTTTATCGTTCTCGATTCGATTGCTGACAGGTTCCTCGAGAAATTCAAGGCGGCGTTGTCGGAACTCAGGCCGGGCGATCCGATGGATGAAAAGACGACACAGGGTCCGCTCTCTAGCGAAGCAGCGCTTCTTCAACTGCTCAAGCAGGTCGACGATGCGGTGGCGAACGGCGCCACGCTGTTGATGGGCGGCAAGCGGATCGATCGCCCCGGCTCGTTTATGGAAATCACCATTCTGACTGATATCAAACCGGACAACCCCGCTTTCCGCGACGAGTTTTTTGGCCCGGTCGTGTCGTTCTTCCGTGTGAAGGACGAAGCCGCGGCGATTGCCCTGGCGAACGATTCCGACTTCGGTTTGGGCGGCTCCGTCTTCACAGAAGACATCGTGCGCGGCAAGCGGGTTGCGAGCAGCGTCGATACGGGAATGATGTTCATCAACAACATCGACTGGTCCGATGCGGAACTGCCGTTCGGTGGGATCAAGGACTCGGGCTACGGACGCGAGCTGGGCAACATGGGCATCCAGGAGTTCGTCAACAAGAAGCTGGTTCGCACCGCGCATCTCAACGCGCCGGTGTGA
- a CDS encoding porin — translation MKKPMLVAIAIAGTAASAANAQSSVTLYGLIDQGFNYVSNVQTGRAGGALAGKHQYAMSDGATGIGGSRWGLRGSEDLGGGLRAIFTLENGFNINTGGLAQGGLEFGRQAYVGLANPFGQVTFGRQYSIVSDMLAPLSEAGEVPGHMGANPDDFDDLGHSIRINNAVKFRSTPYAGMTLGGMYAVGGVAGATVRNQVWALAASYANGPFAAAAGYLNARDPNLSYFGTNGNSGGNTANNLGSFGSATAGQSNPIYAGFASAATLQLLIAGAKYHLGPASIGATFSHAGFGGLGDTSAGPNTLHYAGSAVFNNGEVNASYAFTPAFSVNAAYSYTRKASVGAYDGATYRQGTLSTAYFLSKRTELYALAIYQKAGGTDSLGQAAVASITQLTPSATDHQLLVRLGIVHTF, via the coding sequence ATGAAGAAACCCATGCTGGTAGCGATAGCGATCGCCGGCACGGCCGCTTCCGCGGCTAACGCGCAAAGTTCAGTAACGCTGTACGGCCTGATCGACCAGGGGTTCAACTACGTCAGTAACGTGCAGACGGGCCGCGCCGGCGGTGCGCTCGCCGGCAAACACCAATATGCGATGTCGGACGGCGCAACGGGCATCGGCGGCAGTCGCTGGGGCCTGCGTGGGAGCGAAGATCTGGGCGGCGGCCTACGCGCGATCTTCACGTTGGAAAACGGCTTCAACATCAACACCGGCGGTCTCGCGCAGGGCGGCCTCGAGTTTGGCCGCCAGGCCTATGTGGGCCTCGCCAATCCATTCGGGCAGGTGACTTTCGGGCGGCAATACAGCATCGTCAGCGACATGCTCGCGCCGCTTTCAGAAGCCGGAGAAGTGCCCGGCCACATGGGCGCGAACCCCGACGATTTCGACGATCTCGGCCACTCCATCCGCATCAACAACGCGGTCAAATTCAGAAGCACGCCGTATGCGGGCATGACGCTGGGCGGCATGTATGCGGTGGGCGGCGTGGCTGGTGCGACGGTCCGCAACCAGGTGTGGGCGCTCGCCGCGTCGTACGCGAATGGACCGTTTGCCGCGGCCGCGGGCTACCTGAATGCACGCGACCCGAATCTGTCGTACTTCGGCACGAACGGCAATTCGGGCGGCAACACGGCCAATAACCTCGGCTCATTCGGCTCGGCTACCGCCGGTCAGTCAAATCCGATCTATGCGGGCTTTGCATCCGCCGCCACGCTGCAACTGCTGATCGCAGGCGCGAAGTATCACCTCGGCCCGGCAAGCATCGGCGCGACCTTTTCGCATGCGGGCTTCGGCGGCCTAGGCGACACCAGCGCTGGACCGAACACCTTGCACTATGCGGGCAGCGCTGTTTTCAACAACGGCGAAGTCAACGCGAGTTACGCATTCACGCCCGCCTTCAGCGTGAACGCTGCGTACAGCTACACGCGTAAAGCGAGCGTCGGCGCATATGACGGCGCGACCTATCGCCAGGGGACGCTGTCGACCGCGTACTTCCTGTCGAAGCGCACCGAGTTGTATGCTCTCGCCATCTATCAGAAAGCAGGCGGGACGGATTCTCTCGGCCAGGCAGCGGTCGCGTCGATCACGCAATTGACGCCATCGGCGACCGATCATCAGTTGCTTGTGCGTCTCGGCATAGTGCACACGTTCTGA